From the genome of Amycolatopsis sp. NBC_01488, one region includes:
- a CDS encoding maleylacetate reductase and hydroxyquinol 1,2-dioxygenase domain-containing protein — protein MTSFTYAANPVRVVFGHGTLGTLGDEARRLGLSRVLLVGSPRFADRAADALGPLLAARFEDAAMHTPVDVTERALKVVAEHDVDGVVAIGGGSATGLAKAIALHTDLPQLIVPTTYAGSELTDVLGQTADGRKTTRKSPQVRPETVLYDVDLTLGLPVPISAASGLNALAHAVEARYAPDANPMTDLLAAEATRLLTSALPRLAANPSDVDARTDVLRGAWLAGTCLDAVEMGLHHRLCHLLGGKFGLPHAETHAVLLPYVMAHKGLDDADDVFALAASLPIPHSLGELGLTEADIADEPEAELLRQAINGTRPAARPSLKALTKQVVDSFAAAPDRVRELLTDLVETLHGYAIRTDLTQDEWEYAIGFLTRAGHITTDTRQEFILLSDTLGVSSVVDVLTNSRTPDTTPSAVLGPFYVEGPPETPQGADIADGLPGTPLWTDIRVTDTGDRPVPDAIVDVWQSNEDGFYDVQLPDVDGPVLRARFRTDAEGRLRFRTIVPSAYPIPADGPVGQLLDAVGRHPYRAPHVHFMIAKPGYRTLITQLFVAGGEYLDSDTVFGVKDGLIVDFGEQPGGTGRRLDFTFRISGSSE, from the coding sequence ATGACCTCGTTCACCTACGCCGCGAACCCCGTCCGGGTGGTCTTCGGCCACGGCACGCTCGGCACCCTCGGTGACGAGGCACGCCGTCTCGGGCTGAGCCGCGTTCTGCTGGTCGGCAGCCCGCGGTTCGCCGACCGGGCCGCCGACGCGCTCGGGCCGCTGCTGGCCGCGCGCTTCGAGGACGCCGCCATGCACACCCCCGTCGACGTCACCGAACGCGCGCTCAAGGTCGTCGCCGAGCACGACGTCGACGGCGTCGTCGCGATCGGCGGCGGCTCCGCCACCGGGCTGGCCAAGGCCATCGCCCTCCACACCGACCTGCCGCAGCTGATCGTCCCGACGACGTACGCGGGCTCCGAGCTCACCGACGTCCTCGGGCAGACCGCCGACGGCCGCAAGACCACGCGGAAGTCGCCCCAGGTCCGGCCCGAAACCGTCCTCTACGACGTCGACCTGACGCTCGGGCTGCCGGTGCCGATCTCCGCCGCCAGCGGGCTCAATGCGCTCGCCCACGCCGTCGAGGCCCGCTACGCCCCGGACGCCAACCCGATGACCGACCTGCTCGCGGCCGAGGCGACGAGGCTCCTCACGAGTGCGTTGCCCCGCCTGGCCGCGAATCCGTCCGATGTGGACGCCCGCACCGACGTCCTGCGCGGGGCCTGGCTGGCGGGCACCTGCCTCGACGCCGTCGAGATGGGCCTGCACCACCGCCTCTGCCACCTCCTCGGCGGCAAGTTCGGCCTGCCGCACGCGGAAACGCACGCCGTCCTCCTCCCGTACGTCATGGCGCACAAGGGCCTCGACGACGCGGACGACGTCTTCGCGCTCGCCGCGAGCCTGCCGATCCCGCACTCGCTCGGCGAACTCGGGCTCACCGAAGCGGACATCGCCGACGAACCGGAAGCGGAGCTGCTGCGTCAAGCGATCAACGGCACCCGCCCCGCCGCGCGCCCGAGCCTCAAGGCGCTCACGAAACAGGTCGTCGACAGCTTCGCCGCCGCGCCGGACCGCGTCCGCGAACTCCTCACCGACCTCGTCGAGACGCTGCACGGCTACGCCATCCGCACCGACCTCACGCAGGACGAGTGGGAGTACGCGATCGGCTTCCTGACCCGCGCCGGGCACATCACCACCGACACCCGGCAGGAGTTCATCCTCCTCTCGGACACCCTGGGCGTGTCGAGCGTCGTCGACGTCCTGACGAACTCGCGGACGCCGGACACCACGCCGTCGGCCGTGCTGGGTCCCTTCTACGTCGAAGGACCACCCGAAACCCCGCAGGGCGCCGACATCGCCGACGGACTGCCCGGGACTCCCCTGTGGACGGACATCCGCGTCACCGACACCGGAGACCGGCCGGTCCCGGACGCGATCGTCGACGTCTGGCAGTCCAATGAGGACGGTTTCTACGACGTCCAGCTGCCCGACGTCGACGGCCCGGTGCTGCGCGCCCGGTTCCGCACCGACGCCGAGGGCCGGCTGCGGTTCCGGACGATCGTGCCGAGCGCGTACCCCATTCCCGCCGACGGCCCCGTCGGGCAGCTGCTCGACGCCGTCGGGCGGCACCCCTACCGCGCGCCGCACGTGCACTTCATGATCGCCAAGCCGGGCTACCGCACCCTGATCACGCAGCTGTTCGTCGCCGGCGGGGAGTACCTCGACTCCGACACCGTGTTCGGCGTCAAGGACGGCCTGATCGTCGACTTCGGCGAGCAGCCCGGTGGAACCGGACGGCGGCTCGACTTCACGTTCCGCATCTCCGGGAGCAGCGAATGA
- a CDS encoding peptidylprolyl isomerase, with the protein MNQPGAPGERPEASGPRYPYPQQPHQPGFPYPQWQPPVPPKKTSPAAVVLIIGSVVVVILMALAFLAWGYPGFLREPDAKGAIGTAQPTSASPATALSSAPAEVPSGGRAPMPKRPKPLADPVTCAFTPDPTSPAPKKVVPPPDGPVSSSGTVSVRLTTSAGDIGLTLDRALAPCTVVNFLSLAEQGFYDGTSCHRLSVTAGLQMLQCGDPIGDGTGGPGYTIRDEVFPELTYGRGVLAMAKTSQPDSGGSQFFVVFGDVQVSPEYTVFGSIDDAGLGVLDNVARGGIDPSKPGMGDGSGPPKIPVTFTHVTTP; encoded by the coding sequence ATGAACCAGCCGGGGGCACCGGGGGAGCGGCCGGAGGCGAGCGGGCCTCGGTACCCGTATCCGCAGCAGCCCCACCAGCCAGGATTCCCGTACCCGCAGTGGCAGCCGCCGGTGCCGCCGAAGAAGACGTCGCCCGCCGCCGTGGTGCTGATCATCGGGTCGGTCGTCGTCGTCATCCTGATGGCGCTGGCCTTCCTGGCCTGGGGTTATCCCGGGTTCCTGCGCGAACCGGACGCCAAGGGCGCCATCGGCACGGCGCAGCCCACGTCCGCGTCCCCGGCGACCGCCCTTTCGAGTGCCCCGGCGGAGGTGCCGAGCGGCGGCCGTGCCCCGATGCCGAAGCGCCCGAAGCCCCTGGCCGACCCGGTGACCTGCGCCTTCACCCCGGATCCGACGTCACCGGCGCCGAAGAAGGTCGTGCCGCCGCCCGACGGCCCCGTGTCGTCGTCCGGCACGGTGTCCGTCCGCCTGACGACGAGCGCCGGCGACATCGGCCTCACGCTCGACCGGGCGCTCGCCCCGTGCACCGTGGTCAACTTCCTGAGCCTGGCCGAGCAAGGCTTCTACGACGGCACGTCGTGCCACCGGCTGTCCGTGACGGCCGGCCTGCAGATGCTCCAGTGCGGCGACCCGATCGGCGACGGCACCGGCGGCCCCGGCTACACGATCCGCGACGAGGTGTTCCCCGAATTGACGTACGGCCGCGGCGTCCTCGCCATGGCGAAGACGTCCCAGCCCGACTCGGGTGGCTCCCAGTTCTTCGTGGTCTTCGGCGACGTCCAGGTCTCGCCGGAGTACACGGTGTTCGGCAGCATCGACGACGCCGGCCTCGGCGTCCTGGACAACGTCGCCCGCGGCGGCATCGACCCGTCGAAGCCGGGCATGGGCGACGGCAGCGGCCCCCCGAAGATCCCGGTCACCTTCACCCACGTCACGACCCCGTGA
- a CDS encoding phosphotransferase: MISSWCAEHLGSVPVEVLFERRSLSEVVGLRLADGREVVVKAREHDGRAASCVAAQERLAERGFPCPRPLTAVSVADGLAVHAEEYRPGGAVLRGDSPDVAARYAAVFARLMTELAGIPVAPPLPNPRWARWDHRDPGLWPAIGFLDERDQGVVPAYVVAAAVRARARLLVADLPCVLGHADFEAQNLRWHDDVWAVHDWDSLAWQPEAALVGAASGTFAGDSPSTLAPIESSAAFLVTYQDLRGRRFTAQEREIAWAASLWPALHNARWEALHGDPPVCGDAVRAQAAERLRRANP, translated from the coding sequence GTGATTTCGTCGTGGTGCGCGGAGCACCTCGGGAGCGTCCCGGTCGAGGTGCTCTTCGAGCGCCGTTCGCTGTCGGAGGTGGTCGGGCTGCGGCTGGCCGACGGCCGCGAGGTCGTGGTGAAGGCCCGCGAGCACGACGGCCGGGCCGCGTCGTGCGTCGCCGCCCAGGAACGGCTGGCGGAGCGCGGGTTTCCGTGTCCGCGGCCGCTCACCGCGGTGTCCGTCGCCGACGGCCTGGCCGTGCACGCCGAGGAGTACCGGCCCGGCGGGGCGGTACTGCGCGGTGACTCGCCGGACGTCGCCGCGCGCTACGCGGCGGTGTTCGCGCGGCTGATGACCGAGCTGGCCGGGATCCCGGTCGCGCCGCCGCTGCCGAACCCGCGCTGGGCACGCTGGGACCACCGGGATCCCGGGTTGTGGCCCGCCATCGGCTTCCTCGACGAGCGGGACCAGGGCGTGGTGCCGGCGTACGTCGTCGCGGCGGCGGTCCGGGCCCGGGCGCGGCTGCTGGTCGCGGACCTGCCGTGCGTGCTGGGCCACGCGGACTTCGAGGCGCAGAACCTCCGCTGGCACGACGACGTCTGGGCGGTGCACGACTGGGACAGCCTGGCGTGGCAGCCGGAGGCGGCCCTCGTGGGCGCCGCCTCCGGGACGTTCGCCGGCGACTCGCCGTCCACGCTCGCCCCGATCGAGAGCTCAGCGGCGTTCCTGGTTACCTACCAGGACCTCCGCGGCCGCCGGTTCACCGCGCAGGAGCGGGAGATCGCGTGGGCGGCGTCGCTCTGGCCGGCACTGCACAACGCCCGCTGGGAGGCCCTGCACGGCGATCCGCCGGTGTGCGGCGACGCGGTCCGCGCCCAGGCCGCCGAACGCCTGCGCCGGGCGAACCCGTGA
- a CDS encoding AraC family transcriptional regulator: MGELGLGDTNGILALPWVRPERTSAGLGWDRVYVSKQRERPYRAAFAPARSHQLILHLDGPVTVRRGVGTPRERSRRMPAGGLFLQPSHADLSVELGGELETVHVYVADDAVQEAAGEHAPVRLAEELGSTDPLLEQLVLSLDAVVRDWEPSARTYADQLGALVAAQLVRRHYAGPGREPAPARGLSDRQFAQVRDLMAERLAEPVPLAELAALAGLSVSQFSRQFKARTGLPPHRFLLRLRVEQAGLLLRTGDDPIADIAARCGFSHQEHLTRVLRAQLGTTPAALRRAG; the protein is encoded by the coding sequence GTGGGCGAACTCGGGCTGGGCGACACCAACGGCATCCTCGCGCTGCCCTGGGTCCGGCCCGAACGGACCAGTGCCGGGCTCGGCTGGGACCGGGTCTACGTCTCCAAGCAGCGGGAACGTCCCTACCGCGCCGCGTTCGCGCCCGCACGCAGCCACCAGCTGATCCTGCACCTCGACGGTCCGGTGACGGTCCGGCGCGGCGTCGGGACCCCGCGCGAACGCAGCCGCCGGATGCCCGCCGGCGGGCTGTTCCTGCAGCCGTCGCACGCGGACCTGTCCGTCGAGCTCGGCGGGGAACTCGAAACCGTGCACGTGTACGTCGCCGACGACGCCGTGCAGGAGGCCGCCGGCGAGCACGCACCCGTCCGGCTCGCCGAGGAACTCGGCAGCACCGACCCCCTGCTCGAACAGCTGGTCCTCAGCCTCGACGCCGTCGTCCGCGACTGGGAGCCGAGCGCCCGCACGTACGCCGACCAGCTGGGTGCGCTCGTCGCGGCCCAGCTGGTCCGCCGCCACTACGCCGGCCCGGGCCGCGAGCCCGCCCCGGCGCGAGGCCTCTCCGACCGGCAGTTCGCCCAGGTCCGCGACCTGATGGCGGAGCGCCTGGCCGAACCGGTGCCGCTGGCGGAACTGGCCGCGCTCGCCGGACTGAGCGTGAGCCAGTTTTCGCGCCAGTTCAAGGCCCGCACGGGCCTGCCCCCGCACCGCTTCCTGCTGCGGCTGCGAGTGGAGCAGGCCGGCCTGCTGCTGCGCACGGGCGACGACCCGATCGCCGACATCGCGGCCCGCTGCGGCTTCTCCCACCAGGAGCACTTGACGCGAGTCCTGCGCGCCCAGCTCGGCACGACCCCGGCAGCCCTGCGCCGGGCAGGCTGA
- a CDS encoding FAD-dependent monooxygenase: MSYDTDVIVVGSGPAGGSAALLLATYGVPTVLATKYGWMANTPRAHITNQRTMEVLRDLGVEDQALAVGTPPELMGDTVLCTSLTGPEIGRIASWGTGDASASEYAAASPCHMIDLPQTYLEPILASEAAARGAKLRLDTEFLDFTQDEDGVTARFLDRVRGDEFTLRAKYLIGADGARSRVAEQAGLPIAGQTGKAGSMNITFTADLGPYVAHRPSVLYWVMRPGAHLGGIGMGLVRMVRPWNEWLLTWGYDIEQAPPEVDVEEATRLVRDLVGDPDLDVEITSTSLWTVNHNYATEYRSGRVFCAGDAVHRHPPSNGLGSNTSIQDSYNLAWKLAMVLRGEAGEGLLDSYSAERAPVGKQIVDRANLSRDQFGPIFAALGITGDTDADGVTAGLETCLAPTAEGALKRRELAKAIELKHYEFNAHGVELDQRYSSGAVVPDGVVAQPDRDPELFHQPSTEPGAKLPHAWLVGPHGRRVSTLDLVGGGRWTVFTGLTGTPWRDAAAKVGADLGLDLRAVRVGDPEGRDAYGDWSRLSGIDEDGCLLVRPDGYVAWRHRTSSPEAAKSLLDAFRHLLDRD, translated from the coding sequence ATGAGCTACGACACCGACGTCATCGTGGTCGGCAGCGGCCCGGCCGGCGGCTCCGCCGCGCTGCTGCTCGCCACCTACGGCGTGCCGACCGTGCTGGCCACCAAGTACGGCTGGATGGCCAACACGCCCCGCGCGCACATCACCAACCAGCGCACCATGGAGGTGCTGCGCGACCTCGGCGTCGAAGACCAGGCCCTGGCCGTCGGCACGCCGCCGGAGCTGATGGGCGACACCGTGCTCTGCACGTCCCTGACCGGCCCGGAGATCGGCCGCATCGCCAGCTGGGGCACCGGCGACGCCTCGGCGTCGGAGTACGCCGCGGCCAGCCCGTGTCACATGATCGACCTGCCGCAGACCTACCTCGAGCCGATCCTGGCGAGCGAAGCCGCCGCGCGCGGCGCGAAACTGCGGCTGGACACCGAGTTCCTCGACTTCACGCAGGACGAAGACGGCGTCACGGCCCGCTTCCTCGACCGCGTGCGCGGCGACGAGTTCACCCTGCGCGCCAAGTACCTGATCGGCGCGGACGGCGCGCGCAGCCGCGTCGCCGAGCAGGCCGGCCTGCCGATCGCCGGGCAGACCGGCAAGGCGGGCAGCATGAACATCACGTTCACCGCCGACCTCGGCCCGTACGTCGCGCACCGGCCGAGCGTCCTGTACTGGGTGATGCGGCCCGGCGCGCACCTCGGCGGGATCGGGATGGGCCTGGTCCGGATGGTGCGGCCGTGGAACGAGTGGCTGCTGACCTGGGGCTACGACATCGAGCAGGCCCCGCCGGAGGTCGACGTCGAGGAGGCGACGCGGCTCGTGCGCGATCTGGTCGGCGACCCGGACCTCGACGTCGAGATCACGTCGACGTCGCTGTGGACGGTCAACCACAACTACGCGACGGAGTACCGCAGCGGCCGGGTGTTCTGCGCCGGGGACGCCGTGCACCGGCATCCGCCGTCCAACGGGCTGGGCTCGAACACGTCGATCCAGGACTCCTACAACCTCGCGTGGAAGCTCGCGATGGTGCTTCGCGGCGAAGCGGGCGAAGGGCTGCTGGACAGCTACAGTGCCGAACGGGCGCCGGTGGGCAAGCAGATCGTCGACCGCGCGAACCTGAGCCGCGACCAGTTCGGGCCGATCTTCGCCGCGCTGGGCATCACCGGCGACACCGACGCCGACGGCGTCACCGCCGGGCTCGAGACCTGCCTCGCGCCCACGGCCGAGGGCGCGCTGAAACGGCGTGAGCTGGCGAAGGCGATCGAGCTGAAGCACTACGAGTTCAACGCCCACGGCGTCGAGCTGGACCAGCGGTACTCTTCGGGCGCGGTGGTGCCCGACGGCGTCGTGGCGCAGCCGGACCGCGATCCCGAGCTGTTCCACCAGCCGAGCACCGAGCCGGGAGCGAAGCTGCCGCACGCGTGGCTGGTGGGCCCGCACGGGCGTCGGGTGTCCACTTTGGACCTCGTCGGCGGCGGCCGCTGGACGGTGTTCACCGGGCTGACCGGCACGCCGTGGCGCGACGCGGCGGCCAAGGTGGGCGCCGACCTGGGCCTCGACCTGCGCGCGGTGCGTGTCGGCGATCCCGAAGGCCGCGACGCGTACGGCGACTGGTCCCGTCTCAGCGGCATCGACGAGGACGGCTGCCTCCTGGTCCGCCCGGACGGCTACGTCGCCTGGCGCCACCGCACGTCGTCCCCCGAAGCAGCGAAGTCCCTCCTGGACGCCTTCCGCCACCTCCTCGACCGTGATTGA
- a CDS encoding glycosyl hydrolase family 95 catalytic domain-containing protein, giving the protein MVITRRTVLGGAVAGIAAGAAGITPAFADVPGSDDFGWAGFLGTADLYWRRLPKTWYEGPFLGNGFLGSGIYAEPGRNAIRFNVQHSQVQDHRPEFGSLFGLARLPIGYFTLEPVGAITAVDWRMDLWNAELTGTITTAAGSLRLRAIVHTGQSLLAVEIRPSDGERAFKWVFHPAVAVSPRADPVWGKPPPAGYTANPPVQLSGSGDAQLAVQPLLAGGEHVTAWREVARGGTRTLYTSVAWSHPAKTSAARALATVRRASVFAELTQDHRRWWHDYYRASFLSIPDTRLQSFYWIQLYKVASAARREAPVMATSGPWLENTPWPATWWNLNVQLEYWLIHGSNHLELDAVSYALDKYRSNLTSQVATPYQADSAGIPRTTDMTLLNGVSNATSGFPVGVPGQDPPTPEVGNLTWALHNVWLSYRHTMDRTLLYGTLFPLLRKAINYYLHFLAPGQDGKLHLPPTFSPEYGVDAPNCNYDLSLIRWGCKTLLQTAPGDPLAPKWRDVLASLVDYPADANGYMIGAGVPFAKSHRHYSHLLQIYPLYDVTWEQPEHRQIIETSLNHWVGFEGALQGYTFTGAASISAQMLRGEQAAFYLGELQRRYIQPNTMYKESGPVIETPLSAAKSVQDMLVQSWGGVVRLFPAVPAAWGDIALRDFRTEGAFLLSASRSGGKTRWLKVHSEAGAPCVLRPGIEGELAVTDARGRPRRWRRLATGDVQVELGRGEDAFVYRRGDRPDFGVRPVVPGGASAPWGLP; this is encoded by the coding sequence ATGGTCATCACCCGAAGGACCGTGCTCGGTGGCGCGGTCGCCGGGATCGCGGCCGGCGCGGCGGGCATCACGCCCGCTTTCGCCGACGTGCCCGGCAGCGACGACTTCGGCTGGGCCGGGTTCCTCGGCACCGCCGATCTGTACTGGCGGCGGCTGCCGAAGACCTGGTACGAGGGACCGTTCCTGGGCAACGGGTTCCTCGGCTCCGGCATCTACGCCGAGCCCGGGCGGAACGCGATCCGGTTCAACGTCCAGCACAGCCAGGTCCAGGACCACCGCCCCGAGTTCGGCTCGCTGTTCGGCCTGGCCCGGCTGCCGATCGGGTACTTCACGCTCGAACCGGTCGGCGCGATCACCGCGGTCGACTGGCGGATGGACCTGTGGAACGCCGAGCTGACCGGCACGATCACGACGGCCGCGGGCAGCCTGCGCCTGCGCGCGATCGTCCACACCGGACAGTCGCTGCTGGCCGTCGAGATCCGGCCGTCCGACGGGGAACGCGCGTTCAAGTGGGTGTTCCACCCGGCCGTCGCGGTCAGCCCGCGTGCCGACCCGGTGTGGGGCAAGCCGCCGCCGGCCGGGTACACCGCGAACCCGCCGGTGCAGCTGAGCGGCAGCGGGGACGCGCAGCTCGCCGTCCAGCCGCTGCTGGCCGGCGGCGAGCACGTGACGGCCTGGCGGGAGGTGGCGCGCGGTGGCACGCGCACGCTGTACACGTCGGTCGCGTGGTCGCACCCGGCGAAGACGTCTGCGGCGCGGGCGCTCGCGACGGTCCGCCGGGCTTCCGTCTTCGCCGAGCTGACCCAGGACCACCGGCGCTGGTGGCACGACTACTACCGGGCGAGCTTCCTGTCCATTCCGGACACCCGGCTGCAGAGCTTCTACTGGATCCAGCTGTACAAGGTCGCGTCGGCGGCCCGGCGGGAGGCGCCGGTGATGGCGACGTCCGGGCCGTGGCTGGAGAACACGCCGTGGCCGGCGACGTGGTGGAACCTCAACGTCCAGCTCGAGTACTGGCTGATCCACGGCTCGAACCACCTGGAGCTGGACGCCGTCAGCTACGCTCTCGACAAGTACCGGAGCAACCTGACGAGCCAGGTCGCGACGCCGTACCAGGCCGACTCCGCGGGCATCCCGCGCACGACCGACATGACGCTGCTCAACGGCGTCTCGAACGCCACCAGCGGGTTCCCCGTCGGCGTCCCGGGGCAGGACCCGCCGACACCGGAGGTCGGCAACCTGACCTGGGCACTGCACAACGTCTGGCTGTCCTACCGCCACACGATGGACCGGACGTTGCTGTACGGCACGCTGTTCCCGTTGCTGCGCAAGGCGATCAACTACTACCTGCACTTCCTCGCGCCGGGCCAGGACGGCAAGCTGCACCTGCCGCCGACGTTCTCGCCCGAGTACGGCGTCGACGCGCCGAACTGCAACTACGACCTCTCGCTCATCCGCTGGGGGTGCAAGACGCTGCTGCAGACCGCGCCCGGCGATCCACTGGCACCGAAGTGGCGGGACGTCCTGGCTTCGCTGGTGGACTACCCGGCCGACGCGAACGGGTACATGATCGGCGCGGGTGTGCCGTTCGCGAAGTCGCACCGGCATTATTCGCACCTGCTGCAGATCTACCCGCTCTACGACGTCACGTGGGAGCAGCCGGAGCACCGGCAGATCATCGAGACGTCGCTGAACCACTGGGTCGGCTTCGAAGGCGCGCTGCAGGGCTACACGTTCACCGGGGCGGCGTCGATCTCGGCACAGATGCTGCGCGGCGAGCAGGCGGCGTTCTACCTCGGCGAGCTGCAACGGCGTTACATCCAGCCGAACACGATGTACAAGGAGTCCGGGCCGGTCATCGAGACGCCGTTGTCGGCGGCGAAGTCCGTGCAGGACATGCTGGTCCAGAGCTGGGGTGGGGTGGTCCGGCTGTTCCCGGCGGTCCCCGCGGCCTGGGGCGACATCGCGCTGCGGGACTTCCGCACCGAGGGCGCGTTCCTGCTCAGCGCGTCGCGGTCGGGCGGGAAGACCCGGTGGCTGAAGGTGCACAGCGAGGCGGGGGCGCCGTGCGTGCTGCGGCCGGGCATCGAGGGTGAGCTGGCGGTGACGGACGCGCGAGGCCGGCCGCGGCGCTGGCGGCGGCTGGCCACCGGGGACGTCCAGGTCGAGCTGGGGCGGGGTGAGGACGCTTTCGTGTACCGGAGGGGCGACCGGCCGGACTTCGGGGTGCGGCCGGTCGTGCCCGGCGGGGCGAGCGCGCCGTGGGGGTTGCCGTGA
- a CDS encoding glycosyl hydrolase family 95 catalytic domain-containing protein, with product MDAVSRRTVLRSASVMAGAAAFGGLWARAAPPALAAGNPHRDVAADARMVWQLLPKNWQEGPFLANGYLGAQVYAGTTPQVLKVMLSHTQVQDQRSQWEAGIGLSRLPIGYLTLSMAGAITAVDWTLDLYNAELGGTITTTQGSVAFSAVVHDDLGVLLVSLTPSAGEAGAAWAFQPLESATTRTVRKPPEYVANPAPELADGYCAQPMLAGGGYTTAWRERAIGARRLLAATVAYSFPGTTHTADALSAVRKALAAHPDALLARHRRWWNDYHARSFVSVPDKQVQRFYWIQLYKIAAATRAGGPVVSEWGPWFPEVGNSWTAVWWNLNVQVTYPIVNSSNHPELDAVTETFRRDHANLETSVPPAYRDGDTYALSHPGDWRLRPGGTRSVGVPGTTSKTDQTGNLLWGLHNVWLAYRHHLDRRVLRDVLYPTLAKALNFYRHFLFTGPDGSLHLPLTRSPEYADAADCTYDLSLIRWAARTLADSARTLCLDEPRVPIWQEIGAKLVPYHETAADGVLIGDGVPLAESHRHFSHLLWLYPLREKIWDRAGDRDVMTRTFRHWIADQTAWHGYSYAAASSMSSVMDAPEEALRYLKFFLDRNVVADTELTANTMYREGANFAIESPITAAQSVVDMLVQGSGGVLKVFPSVSATWRDASIAGLRAEGAFLVDASRRDGRTEFVRVHSEAGEPLVLQHGVTGDVDVRDEHGRRLPWRPAGPGRIAIGLRRGGTAVVTPRGGRADFAPRDVPALGPAPAWGLPS from the coding sequence ATGGACGCAGTGTCGCGGCGTACCGTGCTCCGCTCCGCCTCGGTCATGGCGGGAGCCGCCGCGTTCGGGGGGCTGTGGGCCCGGGCCGCGCCGCCCGCGCTGGCCGCCGGGAACCCGCACCGGGACGTCGCCGCCGACGCGCGCATGGTCTGGCAGCTGCTGCCGAAGAACTGGCAGGAAGGCCCGTTCCTGGCCAACGGCTACCTCGGCGCGCAGGTCTACGCCGGGACGACGCCGCAGGTGCTCAAGGTGATGCTGAGCCACACCCAGGTCCAGGACCAGCGCAGCCAGTGGGAGGCCGGAATCGGCCTGTCCCGGCTGCCGATCGGCTACCTCACGCTGAGCATGGCCGGCGCGATCACCGCCGTCGACTGGACGCTCGACCTGTACAACGCCGAGCTCGGCGGCACGATCACCACCACGCAGGGCTCGGTCGCGTTCTCCGCCGTCGTGCACGACGACCTCGGCGTGCTGCTCGTCTCGCTGACGCCGAGCGCGGGGGAGGCCGGTGCGGCGTGGGCGTTCCAGCCGCTGGAGTCGGCGACCACCCGGACCGTCCGCAAGCCACCGGAGTACGTCGCGAACCCCGCGCCCGAGCTCGCCGACGGCTACTGCGCCCAGCCGATGCTCGCCGGTGGCGGCTACACGACCGCGTGGCGGGAACGCGCGATCGGGGCGCGCCGGCTGCTCGCCGCGACCGTCGCCTACAGCTTTCCGGGCACGACGCACACCGCGGACGCTCTCTCGGCCGTGCGGAAAGCGCTTGCCGCGCACCCGGACGCGCTGCTCGCCCGCCACCGCCGCTGGTGGAACGACTACCACGCGCGCAGCTTCGTTTCGGTGCCGGACAAGCAGGTCCAGCGGTTCTACTGGATCCAGCTGTACAAGATCGCCGCCGCCACGCGGGCCGGCGGACCGGTCGTCTCCGAGTGGGGCCCGTGGTTCCCGGAGGTCGGCAACAGCTGGACCGCGGTCTGGTGGAACCTCAACGTCCAGGTCACCTACCCGATCGTCAACAGCAGCAACCACCCGGAGCTCGACGCCGTCACCGAGACCTTCCGGCGCGACCACGCGAACCTCGAGACGTCCGTGCCGCCCGCCTACCGCGACGGCGACACCTACGCGCTGTCGCACCCGGGCGACTGGCGGCTGCGGCCCGGCGGCACGCGCTCGGTCGGCGTCCCCGGGACGACGTCCAAGACCGACCAGACCGGGAACCTGCTGTGGGGCCTGCACAACGTCTGGCTCGCCTACCGCCACCACCTGGACCGCCGCGTGCTGCGCGACGTCCTGTACCCGACGCTGGCCAAGGCGCTGAACTTCTACCGCCACTTCCTCTTCACCGGCCCGGACGGGTCCCTGCACCTGCCGCTGACCCGGTCGCCGGAGTACGCCGACGCGGCCGACTGCACCTACGACCTGTCGCTGATCCGCTGGGCCGCGCGCACGCTCGCCGACTCCGCGCGGACCCTGTGCCTCGACGAGCCGCGGGTCCCGATCTGGCAGGAGATCGGCGCGAAGCTGGTGCCGTACCACGAAACCGCCGCCGACGGCGTGCTGATCGGTGACGGCGTGCCGCTCGCCGAGTCGCATCGGCACTTCTCGCACCTGCTGTGGCTCTACCCGTTGCGGGAGAAGATCTGGGACAGAGCGGGCGACCGCGACGTCATGACGCGGACGTTCCGGCACTGGATCGCCGACCAGACGGCCTGGCACGGCTACAGCTACGCGGCTGCGTCCTCGATGAGCTCGGTGATGGACGCTCCCGAAGAAGCGTTGCGGTACCTGAAGTTCTTCCTCGACCGCAACGTCGTGGCCGACACCGAGCTGACCGCGAACACGATGTACCGCGAGGGCGCCAACTTCGCGATCGAAAGCCCGATCACCGCCGCTCAGTCCGTTGTGGACATGCTGGTGCAGGGGTCCGGCGGCGTGCTCAAGGTCTTCCCGTCGGTGTCGGCGACCTGGCGCGACGCGTCGATCGCCGGCCTGCGCGCGGAGGGCGCGTTCCTCGTCGACGCGTCCCGCCGCGACGGCCGGACCGAGTTCGTGCGCGTGCACAGCGAAGCCGGCGAACCGCTCGTGCTGCAGCACGGCGTCACCGGGGACGTCGACGTCCGTGACGAGCACGGCCGCCGGCTGCCGTGGCGCCCGGCCGGCCCCGGCCGGATCGCGATCGGGCTGCGGCGCGGCGGCACCGCCGTCGTCACCCCGCGGGGCGGGCGGGCGGACTTCGCGCCCCGCGACGTCCCGGCTCTCGGCCCCGCGCCGGCATGGGGCCTGCCGAGCTGA